The proteins below are encoded in one region of Fimbriimonadaceae bacterium:
- a CDS encoding J domain-containing protein translates to MSDFQRAYDLLRGYVNREWDRIRQIDIDRAWQELNSGQTHSAAGHAKEGSETEPSNEVEELTAEEKMKIACRILGVEATADFEAVRFAYQKLSRRSDPSGFPEGSHEATQAAMIQRRVTWAYRVLTENTSDTEKRFRSLEID, encoded by the coding sequence GTGAGCGACTTCCAGCGCGCCTACGACCTCCTTCGCGGCTACGTGAACCGCGAATGGGACCGCATCCGACAGATCGACATCGACCGGGCCTGGCAAGAACTGAACTCGGGCCAGACCCACAGTGCCGCTGGACACGCCAAGGAAGGATCCGAGACCGAGCCGTCGAACGAGGTCGAAGAACTCACAGCCGAGGAGAAAATGAAGATCGCGTGCCGGATCCTGGGCGTCGAGGCGACCGCAGACTTTGAGGCGGTGCGCTTCGCCTACCAGAAGCTCAGCCGACGTAGCGATCCCAGCGGCTTCCCAGAGGGCTCGCACGAGGCCACCCAAGCGGCCATGATCCAACGGCGCGTGACCTGGGCGTACCGCGTGCTCACCGAGAACACCAGCGACACCGAGAAGCGGTTCCGGTCGCTGGAGATCGATTGA
- a CDS encoding ROK family protein gives MELWGIDLGGTKIEGVVLKGDYALKQRKGGGARVLARLRIPTQAERGYEAIVGRVQELVRLMEEETGLSRPDVIGIGTPGSVDPVTGLMKNCNTACLNGRSLQDHLTAALGAEARIANDADCFALAEAHAGAGMGAKTVFGVIMGTGVGGGIVVDGNLLTGPNGIAGEWGHATLWPDGEPCYCGRKGCVERYLSGPAVEQFHARKTLSLDGGVAHGEGPLSLREIAARAETDATCRETVERFCDDFGRALSLVVNILDPDCVVLGGGAGQVPQLRTLGRERLAANVFNPRLATPLLAPAFGDSAGVFGAAWLTARPC, from the coding sequence GTGGAACTTTGGGGCATCGACCTCGGCGGCACGAAGATCGAAGGGGTGGTCTTGAAAGGCGACTACGCCCTCAAACAACGGAAAGGTGGAGGCGCCCGCGTCCTAGCCCGCCTGCGGATCCCAACGCAGGCCGAGCGCGGCTATGAGGCGATCGTTGGTCGCGTCCAGGAGCTGGTGCGGCTGATGGAAGAGGAGACCGGGCTCTCCCGCCCCGACGTGATCGGGATCGGCACTCCTGGTTCGGTTGATCCCGTCACCGGGCTCATGAAGAACTGCAACACGGCCTGCCTCAACGGGCGATCATTGCAAGACCACCTCACCGCGGCCCTGGGGGCAGAGGCCCGAATCGCGAACGACGCCGACTGCTTCGCCCTGGCGGAAGCCCATGCCGGCGCTGGAATGGGCGCCAAGACCGTCTTCGGCGTGATCATGGGCACGGGGGTCGGGGGCGGAATCGTTGTGGACGGCAACCTGCTCACCGGGCCGAACGGTATCGCGGGAGAGTGGGGCCACGCCACTCTCTGGCCCGATGGCGAGCCCTGCTATTGCGGTCGGAAGGGCTGCGTGGAGCGTTATCTGAGTGGCCCGGCCGTGGAACAGTTCCACGCACGGAAGACTCTCTCGCTTGATGGCGGCGTGGCCCATGGCGAAGGGCCGCTGTCACTCCGCGAGATCGCAGCTCGGGCGGAAACGGATGCCACCTGCCGCGAGACGGTTGAGCGCTTCTGCGACGACTTTGGGCGGGCCCTCTCGCTCGTCGTGAACATCCTGGACCCTGACTGTGTCGTCCTGGGTGGTGGGGCGGGCCAAGTGCCGCAGCTGCGGACTCTGGGTCGCGAGCGACTTGCCGCAAACGTATTCAACCCCCGTCTTGCGACGCCGTTGCTCGCCCCAGCTTTTGGCGACAGCGCGGGGGTATTTGGTGCCGCGTGGCTAACGGCGCGACCGTGTTAA
- a CDS encoding PEP-CTERM sorting domain-containing protein, translated as MNTRLFAAALVAVASSVAMAQLDGIRDGSYDGSLRATQRTATGFGDNFSELDNAYAYTDGSNLHVFIGGNLEGNGNAFEMFFDSKSGGQDRITSENQVVDPDGAQDAGGSLGSNRMLGLGFSSGFAADYYLTFRRNGNTLTAFWATIGGSGNATQLDNSVLGIQFGYDNSNTGGVGGFQADTPLLPENDPGIAAVGTGMEFLIPLDQLGAIAGRDILVAAFVNGGKHDYASNQFLADNPQGGLPGDANGFQRNNLGGDGNGNYQNGVVNFTMPDNTYFSVNVVPEPGTMLALGAALAGLAARRRKA; from the coding sequence ATGAACACTCGTCTGTTCGCCGCTGCGCTCGTCGCGGTGGCCTCCAGCGTCGCAATGGCGCAACTCGACGGTATCCGCGACGGCTCCTATGACGGCAGTTTGCGCGCGACCCAACGCACCGCGACTGGCTTCGGCGACAACTTCTCAGAGCTTGACAACGCCTATGCCTACACTGACGGAAGCAACCTGCACGTCTTTATCGGCGGCAACTTGGAAGGCAACGGAAACGCCTTCGAGATGTTCTTCGATTCGAAGAGCGGCGGCCAAGACCGCATCACCAGTGAGAACCAGGTCGTCGACCCAGACGGCGCACAGGACGCCGGTGGATCGCTCGGAAGCAACCGCATGCTCGGCCTCGGCTTCAGCTCTGGCTTCGCCGCGGACTACTACCTCACGTTCCGTCGCAACGGCAACACTCTCACCGCGTTTTGGGCGACCATCGGTGGGTCGGGCAACGCGACCCAGCTCGACAATAGCGTGCTCGGGATCCAGTTCGGCTATGACAACTCGAACACGGGCGGCGTCGGTGGCTTCCAAGCCGACACTCCGCTCCTGCCGGAGAACGACCCCGGAATCGCCGCGGTGGGCACTGGCATGGAGTTCCTGATCCCGCTCGACCAGCTAGGAGCGATCGCCGGTCGCGACATCCTCGTGGCCGCGTTCGTGAACGGCGGCAAGCACGACTACGCCAGCAACCAGTTCCTGGCCGACAACCCGCAAGGCGGTCTGCCCGGAGACGCAAACGGCTTCCAGCGCAACAACCTGGGAGGCGACGGCAACGGCAACTACCAGAACGGCGTCGTGAACTTCACGATGCCGGACAACACCTACTTCTCTGTGAACGTGGTGCCGGAGCCGGGAACGATGCTCGCCCTGGGCGCTGCCCTCGCGGGCCTCGCTGCCCGCCGGCGTAAGGCCTGA
- a CDS encoding redoxin domain-containing protein, which yields MALAPGTQAPDFKLKSPGSDGFVDVALSDTRGKANTVLLFFPAAFSSVCTTELCDATNGLGGFEAADAKVYGISVDSPFALKAWAEKFNIKVPLLSDFSREVTRAYGVELPDFAGTGGAASNRAVFVIDKQGKVVYSQVTPNPGELPDMAPVTEALQSLS from the coding sequence ATGGCTCTCGCCCCTGGCACACAGGCACCCGATTTCAAGCTCAAGTCTCCTGGGTCGGACGGTTTTGTCGACGTCGCTTTGTCCGATACCCGCGGTAAGGCGAACACGGTCCTCCTCTTCTTCCCGGCTGCGTTCAGCAGCGTTTGCACCACCGAACTTTGCGATGCGACCAACGGGCTCGGCGGCTTCGAAGCCGCCGACGCAAAGGTCTATGGGATCAGCGTCGACTCGCCCTTCGCACTGAAGGCGTGGGCAGAGAAGTTCAACATCAAGGTCCCGTTGCTCAGCGACTTTTCACGGGAAGTGACGAGGGCCTATGGTGTCGAACTCCCCGACTTCGCGGGGACTGGCGGAGCGGCCAGCAACCGGGCCGTCTTCGTCATCGACAAGCAGGGCAAAGTCGTTTACAGCCAGGTGACGCCGAACCCCGGCGAATTGCCCGACATGGCCCCCGTCACCGAAGCTCTGCAGAGCCTCTCGTAG
- a CDS encoding NHL repeat-containing protein, translated as MKCSQCLPVLFVLAAPALSLGDYYTCSNDVPNEIGAMYRTDEGDNLVETFGESVLSYPIYQTFDSKGELYVADYGNGKIQRFSADGTYLGVFAENLGQMGSIQFLPDGSLLSARYEGGPILHFAENGLRLPDFVSNTGLNRHGQMAVDSSGNVYVCSWVENTILWYDPAGNPLGVFSDLASSGIEGVVGMLFDANGDMYVSEYLTYKIKKLDANGSYLGDVFSTNGECEYLSYDSAGNLLVPQFFNNLVERYDPAGNLLGTALEAPGPYLTIAGPETFAPSSVSIRRGRLESGNVGSLVNVDGDALRVCKFIVPNQVIPPVEVEVSGLTTNLSPSHLNFYLSSRMVHSGAFRQEVVMVRADGTPSTTVRRADSLSGSTKTVALYADVPSNFVTVDGLVRARYLIRQTGPASVSAWCHEADQASWTIVP; from the coding sequence ATGAAATGCTCTCAATGCCTGCCTGTTCTCTTCGTCCTGGCCGCACCCGCGCTCAGCCTGGGCGACTACTACACGTGCTCCAACGACGTCCCCAATGAGATCGGTGCGATGTACCGGACCGACGAGGGCGACAACCTCGTCGAAACGTTCGGCGAGTCAGTCCTCTCGTACCCGATTTACCAAACGTTCGATTCCAAGGGCGAGCTCTATGTCGCGGACTATGGAAACGGCAAAATCCAGCGGTTCTCGGCGGACGGGACCTACCTCGGCGTGTTCGCCGAGAACCTTGGCCAAATGGGTTCCATCCAGTTCCTTCCGGACGGTTCGCTTCTTTCGGCCCGCTACGAGGGCGGCCCCATCCTGCATTTCGCCGAGAACGGCCTTCGCCTGCCCGACTTCGTCTCTAATACTGGCCTGAATCGTCACGGCCAAATGGCGGTCGATTCGTCCGGCAACGTTTATGTCTGCTCGTGGGTGGAGAACACCATCCTGTGGTACGACCCGGCCGGGAACCCGCTGGGTGTGTTCTCCGACTTGGCCTCATCGGGCATCGAGGGGGTCGTTGGCATGCTCTTCGATGCCAACGGCGACATGTACGTCTCCGAATACTTGACCTACAAGATCAAGAAGCTCGACGCAAACGGCTCCTACCTCGGCGACGTGTTTTCGACGAACGGCGAGTGCGAGTACCTAAGCTACGATTCCGCTGGGAACCTCTTGGTGCCCCAGTTCTTCAACAACTTGGTCGAGCGCTACGACCCCGCAGGCAACCTCCTCGGAACAGCCTTGGAAGCCCCCGGCCCCTACCTTACGATCGCAGGCCCCGAGACTTTCGCTCCTTCCAGCGTCTCGATCCGTCGCGGCCGCTTGGAGTCAGGAAACGTCGGCAGCCTCGTGAACGTGGACGGCGACGCCCTTCGGGTCTGCAAGTTCATCGTCCCGAACCAGGTGATCCCGCCTGTCGAAGTCGAAGTTTCTGGGCTCACCACCAACCTCTCCCCCAGCCACCTAAACTTCTACCTCTCCTCGCGGATGGTCCACTCGGGCGCCTTCCGGCAGGAAGTGGTCATGGTCCGCGCCGACGGGACGCCGAGCACGACTGTTCGCCGCGCCGACTCGCTGAGCGGCTCGACCAAGACGGTCGCGCTTTACGCCGACGTTCCCAGCAACTTCGTGACCGTAGACGGCCTTGTTCGGGCGCGCTACTTGATCCGGCAGACCGGCCCCGCCTCCGTCTCCGCCTGGTGCCACGAGGCCGATCAGGCGTCCTGGACCATCGTCCCGTAA
- a CDS encoding helix-turn-helix transcriptional regulator: protein MRFVKLCLSQPPSHLFIDRSDLPEHRREWIQPPMKHLLIVYEHTGLAYHNNISLEFSPGTMILFPPGARGAHASVGNGKLHTAFQFSLVEDSTDFHAVPVQTQLDDQRLKECGFLIHQVQQSHARGRAFIWSLLWSIAEHQRLAGTDDKLVAAERYVAQNLREPLRVDHVCQAVGVPYRSLARLFESEHGMGIQKYVAERRAREAVRLLSETSLPIKVVAARVGVPDAHQFNKLVRRSVGMSPRAVRALQS, encoded by the coding sequence ATGCGCTTTGTGAAGCTCTGCCTTTCGCAGCCGCCGTCGCACCTGTTCATCGATCGAAGCGACCTTCCCGAACACCGTCGGGAATGGATCCAGCCCCCGATGAAGCATTTGCTCATCGTCTACGAGCACACGGGCCTCGCGTACCACAACAACATAAGCCTGGAATTTTCGCCGGGAACCATGATCTTGTTCCCCCCGGGTGCCAGGGGCGCCCATGCGAGCGTCGGCAACGGCAAATTGCACACGGCCTTCCAGTTCTCGTTGGTAGAGGACTCGACCGACTTCCACGCGGTTCCGGTCCAGACGCAACTCGACGACCAGCGCCTAAAAGAGTGCGGCTTTCTCATCCACCAAGTCCAGCAAAGCCACGCGCGGGGACGCGCGTTCATCTGGAGCCTCTTATGGTCGATCGCGGAGCACCAGCGCCTGGCCGGGACGGACGACAAGTTGGTCGCAGCAGAGCGTTATGTCGCGCAGAACCTGCGCGAACCTCTTCGGGTGGACCATGTGTGTCAAGCGGTGGGCGTGCCCTACCGCAGCCTTGCCCGACTCTTCGAGTCCGAGCACGGCATGGGGATCCAGAAGTATGTCGCGGAGCGCCGCGCTCGCGAAGCGGTGCGGCTTTTGAGCGAGACGTCTTTGCCGATAAAGGTGGTCGCCGCCCGCGTCGGGGTCCCGGACGCGCACCAGTTCAACAAACTCGTCCGCAGATCGGTGGGCATGAGTCCCAGGGCGGTCCGAGCGCTCCAATCCTAG
- a CDS encoding SDR family oxidoreductase — MGDQPRTSGPNHKGSGKLEGRKAIVSGGDSGIGRAIAIAFAREGADVAILYHSHDEDAEECLRLIEEEGAKGISIKGDIGDPSFCEQAVQQTLEELGGLDVLVNNASEQHPQAKLEDITPEQLERTFRTNAFGYFYLTKAALPHLVEGSTIVNTTSVTAYKGSPELLDYSATKGAELAFTRSLAISLAERKIRVNAVAPGPIWTPLIPSTFEKEDVESFGKDTLLGRPGQPDEVAPCYVFLASNDSSYMTGQTLHPNGGTVVNG; from the coding sequence ATGGGCGACCAGCCCCGCACCTCAGGCCCCAACCACAAGGGCAGCGGCAAGCTTGAAGGTCGAAAGGCCATCGTTTCCGGCGGGGACAGCGGCATCGGCCGGGCGATAGCGATCGCCTTCGCCCGTGAAGGAGCGGACGTCGCCATCCTCTACCATTCCCACGATGAGGACGCGGAGGAGTGCCTGCGCCTGATCGAAGAGGAAGGCGCCAAGGGGATCTCGATCAAGGGAGACATCGGCGACCCTTCGTTTTGCGAGCAGGCGGTCCAACAGACCCTCGAGGAACTGGGCGGGCTCGACGTGCTGGTGAACAACGCGAGCGAGCAACACCCCCAGGCCAAGCTCGAGGACATCACGCCCGAACAGCTTGAGCGCACCTTCCGCACGAACGCTTTCGGCTACTTCTACCTTACCAAGGCCGCCCTTCCCCACTTGGTGGAGGGTTCGACAATCGTCAACACGACGTCGGTGACCGCCTATAAGGGCAGCCCGGAGCTGCTCGACTATTCGGCGACAAAAGGGGCGGAGCTCGCCTTCACGCGCTCTCTCGCGATCTCGCTCGCCGAGAGGAAGATCCGCGTGAACGCGGTCGCCCCGGGCCCGATCTGGACGCCGCTCATCCCTTCCACGTTCGAAAAGGAAGACGTGGAGAGTTTTGGGAAGGACACCCTGCTCGGTCGGCCCGGTCAGCCCGACGAGGTCGCGCCATGTTACGTTTTCCTGGCCTCGAACGATTCTTCCTACATGACGGGCCAGACGCTCCACCCCAACGGGGGAACGGTCGTTAACGGATAG